A genomic region of Acidobacteriota bacterium contains the following coding sequences:
- a CDS encoding peptidase: MKFKGIGFFFLRFFLSILFLNLSFVENQELDKKEKKLVEVLIEWDKERINQNEKQLLNKFLNASEIIDQIFKIQIEKKFYPENMTKEEFENFVKENPELKSLFESPFTVLKRKEKELEAIPYNVEYRDYLEKASNVLKEAAQIAENLTLKKYLSQRAEDLLTDNFFQSDCDWLDLKDNQIEIVIGPYENYEDKLLGLKTSYECFIYLNDFEESKKIENFSSYLSELQKNLPVEAQYKAAKPGIFSPIRIADEIFSSGEGNWGIHAIAFALPNDEKVREEKGTRKVILRNIMRAKFENTLLPIAKEIVSEELISDVTFDGFFYNVLLHELSHPLGINFIKKSDGSISTVNKELKENYAVIEEAKADILGLFNFDYLIKKKVILEEMEKKMYATYLASIFRSIRFGAEEAHAKANLLQFNYLLNDGAITYDLVNKKYSINEERIKKSVSNLAKELLTIEGKRDYPASSLMIERYSKIPDFLKTSIEKLKDIPVDVKPVYDKEF, encoded by the coding sequence ATGAAATTTAAAGGCATTGGTTTCTTTTTTTTGCGTTTTTTTTTGAGCATTTTATTTTTAAATCTTTCTTTTGTTGAAAATCAGGAATTGGATAAGAAAGAAAAGAAACTTGTGGAAGTCTTAATTGAATGGGATAAGGAAAGAATAAATCAAAACGAGAAGCAATTATTAAATAAATTTTTAAATGCCTCAGAGATAATAGATCAGATATTCAAGATTCAGATAGAAAAAAAATTTTATCCTGAGAACATGACAAAGGAGGAGTTTGAAAATTTCGTTAAAGAAAATCCTGAATTGAAGAGTTTATTTGAGAGTCCTTTTACTGTATTAAAAAGAAAAGAGAAGGAACTCGAGGCTATTCCATACAACGTTGAATATAGAGATTATTTAGAAAAGGCTTCAAACGTGCTGAAAGAAGCAGCTCAGATTGCTGAAAATCTAACATTAAAAAAATATTTATCCCAGAGAGCAGAGGACCTTTTAACCGATAATTTTTTTCAGAGTGATTGTGACTGGCTCGATTTAAAAGATAATCAAATAGAAATTGTTATAGGACCTTATGAAAATTATGAAGATAAATTGTTAGGATTAAAGACCTCCTATGAATGTTTTATTTATCTTAATGATTTTGAGGAAAGTAAAAAAATTGAAAATTTCTCTTCATATTTAAGTGAGTTGCAGAAAAACCTTCCAGTGGAAGCCCAGTATAAAGCTGCAAAGCCAGGAATTTTTTCTCCAATAAGAATCGCTGATGAGATTTTTTCCTCTGGAGAGGGCAACTGGGGAATTCATGCTATAGCTTTTGCTCTTCCAAACGATGAAAAAGTAAGGGAGGAAAAGGGAACGAGGAAAGTAATACTGAGAAATATAATGAGAGCAAAGTTTGAGAATACATTGCTTCCAATCGCTAAAGAAATTGTGTCAGAGGAATTGATTTCAGATGTAACTTTTGACGGTTTTTTCTATAATGTATTACTTCATGAGTTGAGCCATCCCCTGGGAATAAATTTTATAAAGAAATCTGATGGATCGATTAGCACTGTGAATAAAGAATTGAAGGAGAATTATGCAGTGATAGAGGAAGCAAAAGCAGATATATTGGGGCTTTTTAATTTTGACTATTTGATAAAGAAAAAGGTAATATTAGAAGAAATGGAAAAGAAAATGTATGCGACTTATTTAGCTTCGATATTTCGTTCGATTCGATTTGGAGCTGAAGAAGCCCATGCAAAAGCTAATCTTTTGCAGTTTAATTATCTTCTTAATGATGGAGCAATTACTTACGATTTAGTTAACAAAAAATACTCAATCAACGAAGAAAGGATAAAAAAGTCAGTAAGTAACCTTGCAAAAGAGCTTCTAACCATTGAAGGAAAAAGAGACTACCCTGCTTCTTCATTGATGATTGAGAGATACTCTAAAATTCCAGATTTTTTGAAAACATCGATTGAAAAATTAAAAGACATTCCGGTGGATGTAAAGCCAGTCTATGATAAAGAATTTTGA
- the topA gene encoding type I DNA topoisomerase — MGKQLVIVESPAKSKTIYKYLGRNYLVKASMGHVKDLPKSKLAVDIENDFKPHYQIIPQRKKIIAELKKSADGAEGVFIATDPDREGEAISWHLKEILEKINPRIYRVLFHEITEKAIREAFRNYGDIDVNKVMAQQTRRVLDRLAGYLVSPLLWKKVGKGLSAGRVQSVALRMICEREKEIKAFVPEEYWTITAILSAENPPSFKSKLSKIEGEKAEIKNEPQANEIVEELKKLNFILDKIEKKEKKKHPPPPFITSSLQQESYRRLGFPVKKTMNIAQKLYEGVEIGDEGPVGLITYMRTDSFRISWDSINEAREFIKSNFSENFLPQKPNIWRNKRKAQDAHEAIRPTSVFRTPESIKSYLSKDEFNLYSLVWKRFVGFQMASALIEETKFFINAGKYLFISEGEVILFPGYLILAGVSEDKDEKIQLPEAKEGEILKLEELIPKQNFTQPPPRYSEASLVRELEEKGIGRPSTYATIISTLQNRVYVFKEDGKFVPTELGMHVVDLLIKHFPELMDYEFTANMEKELDRISEGEEEWVNSLRNFYSILDEKLKNAYKIMESSKSKGIPTEEKCPKCGNLLVIKSGKYGSFLSCSNYPDCDYTSPLIPKKKKFLDEKCPQCSSPLQYRKGKYGLFVACSNYPNCNYIKKNKEETDFLCPNGCGGKLIKRRGKRGREYYTCSSYPDCKYVSGDKIIEKACPECNWNYLVLKTSKKTGDFLYCPKENCNYKEKYLI, encoded by the coding sequence ATGGGAAAACAGCTTGTAATTGTTGAATCACCGGCAAAATCTAAAACTATATACAAATACCTTGGCAGAAATTATTTAGTAAAAGCCTCTATGGGTCATGTGAAAGATCTTCCAAAGAGTAAATTGGCAGTGGACATAGAAAATGACTTCAAACCCCACTATCAGATAATTCCCCAGAGGAAGAAAATAATTGCAGAATTAAAGAAAAGTGCTGATGGAGCTGAAGGTGTATTTATAGCGACAGACCCTGACAGAGAAGGAGAGGCAATTTCATGGCATCTTAAGGAAATTCTTGAGAAGATCAATCCAAGAATATATCGAGTGCTATTCCATGAAATTACAGAGAAAGCAATAAGGGAAGCTTTTAGAAATTATGGAGATATTGATGTGAACAAAGTTATGGCTCAACAGACAAGGAGAGTTCTCGATAGACTCGCAGGATATTTGGTTTCTCCTCTTTTATGGAAAAAGGTTGGGAAAGGCTTATCGGCAGGAAGAGTCCAATCAGTGGCTTTAAGAATGATCTGTGAAAGAGAAAAAGAGATAAAAGCTTTTGTTCCAGAGGAGTACTGGACAATCACTGCAATTCTTTCAGCGGAAAACCCCCCTTCTTTTAAATCAAAGCTTTCAAAGATTGAAGGAGAAAAGGCTGAGATAAAAAATGAACCTCAGGCGAATGAAATTGTTGAAGAACTTAAAAAGCTAAATTTTATTCTCGATAAAATTGAAAAAAAAGAGAAGAAAAAGCATCCACCCCCTCCTTTTATCACAAGTTCTTTACAACAGGAATCATACAGAAGGCTTGGTTTTCCAGTAAAAAAGACAATGAACATTGCTCAGAAACTTTACGAAGGAGTAGAAATCGGAGATGAAGGTCCGGTTGGCCTTATAACTTATATGAGGACTGATTCTTTTAGGATTTCATGGGATTCGATAAATGAAGCAAGAGAATTTATAAAGAGCAATTTTTCTGAAAATTTCTTACCTCAGAAGCCGAACATATGGAGAAACAAGAGAAAAGCCCAGGATGCCCATGAAGCAATAAGGCCGACTTCTGTATTTAGAACACCTGAATCGATTAAATCCTATCTATCTAAAGATGAGTTCAATCTTTACTCATTGGTATGGAAAAGATTCGTAGGCTTCCAGATGGCCTCAGCTTTAATCGAAGAAACCAAGTTCTTTATCAATGCAGGAAAATATCTATTTATTTCAGAGGGAGAAGTGATACTTTTCCCTGGATACCTAATTTTAGCAGGGGTTTCCGAGGATAAAGATGAAAAGATTCAGTTACCTGAGGCAAAAGAAGGTGAGATTCTTAAACTTGAAGAGTTAATTCCGAAGCAGAATTTTACCCAGCCACCACCAAGATATTCTGAGGCTTCCCTGGTTAGGGAGCTTGAAGAAAAAGGAATTGGAAGACCGAGCACTTATGCAACGATTATCTCAACCCTTCAAAATAGAGTTTATGTTTTTAAAGAGGATGGAAAGTTTGTCCCAACAGAACTTGGAATGCATGTGGTTGATCTTTTAATAAAGCATTTTCCTGAATTAATGGATTATGAATTTACAGCAAACATGGAAAAAGAGTTAGACAGAATTTCAGAGGGCGAGGAAGAATGGGTAAATTCTTTGAGAAACTTTTATTCGATTCTCGATGAGAAATTAAAAAATGCTTATAAAATTATGGAAAGCTCAAAGTCAAAAGGAATTCCAACAGAAGAGAAATGCCCAAAATGTGGAAATTTACTTGTAATAAAGAGTGGTAAATATGGAAGTTTTCTTTCCTGTTCTAATTATCCTGATTGCGATTACACGTCTCCTCTCATACCGAAGAAAAAGAAATTTCTCGATGAAAAATGCCCTCAATGCAGTTCCCCTCTTCAATATCGAAAGGGAAAATATGGCCTATTTGTAGCCTGTTCAAATTATCCGAATTGTAATTATATAAAGAAAAATAAAGAAGAGACTGATTTTCTTTGCCCGAATGGGTGTGGTGGAAAATTGATAAAAAGAAGAGGAAAAAGAGGAAGAGAGTATTATACATGTAGCTCTTACCCTGATTGTAAGTATGTATCTGGAGATAAAATAATTGAAAAAGCTTGTCCTGAATGTAACTGGAATTATCTCGTTTTAAAGACTTCGAAAAAAACAGGAGATTTTCTTTATTGCCCTAAAGAAAATTGCAACTACAAGGAGAAATATTTAATATAA
- a CDS encoding kelch repeat-containing protein yields MFRSKGWYLNNPLCRKFINICILFSLAFAFTIPEADAQNNPLRFVWKKLELDGQGPFADREFVSLIYDSKRNRLILFGGGLHGRNYNDIWAVDLDKNTWTKLEAIGARGEIPEPRAMHSAAYIPESDRMVVFGSDGTGLMFADYNVYSFDLKTSRWSVIKTKGEHHPRMVRTAMLYIGDEKILLFGGCLTPFGNLHGAGSINQITLFDLKTGQWTKIESKGDIPPPHTNPAVALDRRNHRAIMFMGSTFTDRESYLSEVYVLDLRNWTWTKLQTKNPPSARGYVGHALLEDLNRLIIFGGWDGNWQRQSALGETYSLNLDTLEWEKLEFTGSLPSPRAPFTAASDGKRMFIYGGWAGVPRWGSLYNDVWELSYEK; encoded by the coding sequence ATGTTTAGGAGTAAAGGTTGGTATCTTAACAACCCTTTATGCAGGAAATTTATTAACATCTGCATTCTGTTTTCCCTGGCATTTGCTTTCACCATCCCAGAAGCAGATGCACAAAATAACCCGCTGAGATTCGTCTGGAAAAAATTAGAGCTCGATGGTCAGGGCCCCTTCGCCGATCGCGAATTTGTTTCACTCATTTATGACAGTAAGAGAAATCGCCTGATTTTATTTGGCGGAGGGCTTCATGGAAGAAATTACAATGATATCTGGGCTGTAGATCTGGATAAGAACACCTGGACGAAGCTCGAGGCTATTGGGGCGAGGGGTGAAATTCCTGAGCCCAGGGCAATGCATTCTGCTGCTTATATTCCAGAAAGCGACCGGATGGTTGTATTTGGCTCAGATGGAACAGGTTTGATGTTCGCAGATTACAACGTATATTCCTTTGATCTCAAAACAAGTAGATGGAGTGTGATAAAAACCAAGGGAGAACACCATCCACGCATGGTGCGAACTGCCATGCTTTATATAGGGGATGAAAAAATACTCCTTTTTGGAGGCTGCCTGACTCCCTTTGGGAATCTTCACGGTGCAGGTTCTATAAACCAAATTACTTTGTTCGATTTGAAAACAGGTCAATGGACGAAAATCGAATCGAAAGGAGATATTCCTCCGCCCCACACTAACCCAGCCGTTGCCTTGGACAGGAGAAATCATCGAGCGATTATGTTCATGGGCTCTACCTTCACTGACCGTGAGAGTTATCTATCAGAGGTTTATGTCTTGGACCTGCGAAACTGGACCTGGACAAAACTTCAGACCAAGAATCCTCCAAGCGCCAGGGGCTATGTAGGGCATGCCCTTCTGGAGGATTTGAACCGATTGATTATCTTTGGAGGTTGGGATGGAAATTGGCAGCGGCAATCGGCCCTGGGTGAAACATACTCGCTAAATCTCGATACCCTTGAGTGGGAGAAATTGGAGTTTACTGGTTCGCTTCCATCACCCAGAGCACCCTTCACGGCTGCGTCCGATGGCAAAAGAATGTTCATCTATGGTGGTTGGGCAGGCGTGCCCAGATGGGGGTCTCTCTACAATGATGTCTGGGAACTGAGTTATGAAAAATAA
- a CDS encoding beta-propeller fold lactonase family protein, protein MKRFKSFVLVLISILFAAMFTPLESEDFLTGFTGLKRDAQITLGYLSVGRNNHILVVDFSADKVVGKIYGGEAPAWIRATYDGKQIWVLNWRTLTTTVIHTEKNDVRIRGISNPIFAHDNRRYFVVSSDASAIFEVDYIARELLSQTPILIKDYWRGALTPDDHYLYITQMNIAGFVDPNAPKVTYDSIAVYDTKEKKLVKNVKVGLNPHDVQITPNGRYAIVANKTTDDISIIDTKSIENVLTVKVGKLCRAILIRPDGKQIVITTDGREGMYEVEAEEEINGEIYSYWTDFGDKPKVEFHKMLKTGGFPEFGGFTPDGKKLILLKRGKAPEILILEPKTLALKNRIPTAAGAIEVAFAPVPEEVRDRMIKEGPPNRKFLSELINKAKAQGAGFQDVVLTEVVEEYDSRVGGTSEKSGEPKRFEQKVYFKSPAFWKVETPEGKASIWKDGILMSEKEARRGVPEVDQNLQYLPFTLYSSTFEQFLHQLTGDIEGKGQDHRLSVAADVMHTKKVDGREVYVIGASEGGTTSTQIWLDKQSLLITYLLESIPFARLQREIRFSDYRKVDGKFMIPFKAEVYVNGKLESRREIKEAKFNIGLKDDLFHDKDTPTLSLDQFITNRIRLTENKTIFTVFAFLNAAGYDEENNPNGMHPVRKRVRERLFEVTPGPLKERVQTFYQKHRAEPYTYTVVTMATSGPPEFRFTEQWREIADRPRFSALAELPALLRDFYAAVPIEAIYEGVRGDYQKAVEGYLSAIQREVSKVMKYCRVQSPAELAGRGEVVQALVIPNFLLSYEYAFAFVWQDTLYSIEGPQNGPPDQWGYNPHEFIHSITNPVSYDERYRPQQQRAQPLFEAAMQLPEFQDQFKTKTITHFFDECLVRAIALKYLDTRDPKWTEQLRADMMDEYRQGYILERFFYEQLEAYEKSEAALRDYYPLMLQHLDIEKGLARWKQSREVQLKYHDSLQKIFEIQNKIRDIHPFLEKTFPIAIVEGSYFFIFDADSSKKRYIFIKKAPTPMPIAKGVRAAFPLQSYGGKMVCVISGEVFESLEGYASIFHEFLHCYQFEICEQKLKEKLDIAQKAMAKKDYAWELNHPFPYDNNEFTKTYSLFLKALEENKPHDISKYRSELKRILAKNDFEYMVWQEWKEGLARFIENQVRLRLDLEENHYVGEPFSRISFYEGGARFIEFLSKQDPRLLVEIERLFYKMLNGER, encoded by the coding sequence ATGAAGAGATTTAAATCCTTTGTTTTAGTATTAATCAGCATTTTGTTTGCTGCAATGTTTACCCCGTTAGAAAGTGAAGACTTTCTAACGGGGTTTACTGGCTTGAAAAGAGATGCGCAGATCACCTTAGGCTATCTATCCGTTGGAAGAAACAATCACATCCTCGTTGTGGATTTTTCAGCTGATAAAGTCGTTGGGAAAATCTATGGAGGTGAGGCACCAGCATGGATTCGAGCAACATACGATGGTAAACAAATCTGGGTGTTGAACTGGCGAACACTGACCACAACCGTTATCCATACGGAGAAAAATGATGTCAGAATTAGAGGCATCAGCAATCCCATCTTTGCCCATGACAATCGCCGATACTTTGTTGTCTCATCCGATGCCAGCGCTATTTTTGAAGTTGACTATATTGCACGGGAACTTTTGTCACAGACTCCTATTCTGATTAAAGATTACTGGCGAGGAGCCTTAACTCCTGATGACCATTACCTTTACATCACTCAGATGAACATCGCTGGTTTTGTTGACCCTAACGCTCCGAAAGTCACTTATGACTCCATTGCTGTCTATGATACAAAAGAGAAAAAATTGGTGAAGAACGTAAAAGTCGGGCTAAATCCTCATGATGTTCAAATCACACCCAACGGCCGATATGCCATTGTTGCCAATAAGACAACTGATGACATCTCCATCATTGATACAAAATCCATCGAGAATGTTTTGACAGTCAAGGTGGGTAAACTCTGTCGTGCGATTTTGATTCGGCCCGATGGCAAGCAGATTGTCATCACAACCGATGGCAGGGAAGGAATGTATGAAGTAGAAGCAGAAGAAGAAATAAACGGTGAGATTTACAGCTACTGGACAGATTTCGGTGACAAGCCGAAGGTTGAATTCCACAAGATGCTAAAGACAGGAGGCTTTCCAGAATTTGGAGGATTTACTCCGGATGGAAAGAAGTTAATCTTGCTAAAAAGAGGCAAAGCCCCGGAGATTTTGATCCTTGAGCCGAAGACTTTAGCTCTGAAAAATCGCATCCCCACTGCTGCTGGTGCTATCGAGGTGGCCTTTGCCCCTGTCCCTGAAGAAGTTCGTGACAGGATGATAAAAGAAGGCCCTCCCAACCGGAAATTCCTTAGTGAGTTGATAAACAAAGCTAAAGCGCAGGGCGCAGGGTTTCAGGATGTAGTGTTAACGGAGGTAGTCGAAGAATACGATAGTCGAGTAGGAGGCACTTCAGAGAAAAGTGGCGAACCCAAGAGGTTTGAGCAAAAGGTCTATTTCAAATCACCAGCGTTCTGGAAGGTCGAGACGCCCGAGGGGAAAGCATCCATTTGGAAAGATGGCATCCTCATGAGTGAAAAAGAAGCCAGGCGCGGCGTTCCAGAAGTGGATCAGAATCTTCAGTATCTTCCTTTCACTCTTTACAGTTCAACCTTTGAGCAGTTTCTTCATCAACTCACTGGAGACATCGAAGGAAAAGGTCAAGACCACAGACTTTCCGTTGCTGCCGATGTAATGCATACGAAAAAAGTAGATGGAAGAGAGGTTTATGTAATTGGTGCCAGCGAAGGTGGGACAACTTCTACCCAGATCTGGCTAGATAAACAGTCCCTCCTCATCACCTATCTTTTGGAGAGCATACCCTTTGCCCGATTGCAAAGGGAGATAAGGTTCTCCGATTATCGCAAAGTGGATGGAAAGTTTATGATTCCCTTTAAAGCGGAGGTATATGTCAACGGCAAGTTGGAAAGCAGGAGAGAAATCAAAGAGGCAAAGTTTAACATCGGCCTAAAGGATGACTTATTTCACGACAAAGATACGCCTACATTGAGTCTTGACCAGTTTATCACCAATCGAATTCGTCTAACGGAAAACAAGACCATTTTCACTGTTTTCGCTTTCCTCAACGCGGCTGGTTACGACGAGGAAAACAATCCCAACGGCATGCACCCTGTTCGAAAGCGAGTGCGCGAACGCCTCTTTGAGGTGACGCCCGGTCCGTTGAAGGAACGCGTGCAAACGTTTTATCAAAAGCATCGGGCGGAACCATATACCTATACGGTGGTAACCATGGCCACCTCAGGTCCACCCGAGTTTCGCTTTACCGAGCAATGGAGAGAGATCGCCGATCGTCCTCGATTCAGCGCACTGGCGGAACTACCCGCGTTGTTGCGGGATTTCTACGCCGCTGTTCCGATAGAAGCGATCTATGAAGGCGTTCGCGGAGATTACCAAAAGGCTGTCGAAGGCTATCTTTCTGCGATTCAGCGCGAGGTCTCAAAAGTGATGAAGTATTGTCGTGTTCAAAGTCCAGCGGAGTTGGCTGGCCGCGGCGAGGTGGTACAGGCCTTAGTTATTCCAAACTTTCTGCTATCCTATGAATATGCTTTTGCCTTTGTTTGGCAGGATACCCTTTATTCCATTGAAGGGCCGCAGAATGGACCTCCAGACCAATGGGGCTACAATCCGCACGAATTTATCCATTCTATCACTAATCCGGTCAGCTATGATGAGCGCTATCGCCCACAACAGCAGCGGGCACAGCCCCTGTTTGAAGCGGCCATGCAACTCCCGGAATTTCAAGACCAATTCAAGACAAAAACTATTACGCATTTTTTTGATGAGTGTCTGGTGAGAGCCATTGCCCTGAAGTACCTCGACACAAGAGACCCCAAGTGGACGGAACAACTGCGCGCTGACATGATGGACGAATACAGACAAGGTTACATCCTAGAGCGATTCTTTTACGAGCAGTTGGAGGCGTATGAAAAGAGTGAAGCGGCGCTGCGAGATTACTATCCGCTCATGTTGCAACATCTTGATATAGAAAAAGGACTCGCTCGTTGGAAACAGTCGAGAGAAGTGCAATTGAAATACCATGACAGTTTACAAAAGATATTTGAAATACAAAATAAGATCAGAGATATCCACCCTTTCTTAGAAAAAACATTTCCCATTGCTATTGTAGAAGGTAGCTACTTCTTTATCTTTGATGCCGATTCATCTAAAAAGAGGTATATCTTCATTAAAAAGGCACCCACTCCGATGCCCATTGCCAAAGGCGTAAGAGCTGCCTTTCCACTCCAGTCCTATGGAGGTAAGATGGTCTGTGTAATCTCAGGTGAAGTTTTTGAGTCTCTTGAAGGCTACGCTTCAATCTTTCATGAATTCCTCCATTGTTATCAATTTGAGATCTGTGAACAAAAACTCAAAGAAAAGTTAGATATAGCTCAAAAAGCAATGGCCAAAAAAGACTATGCATGGGAGTTAAACCATCCCTTTCCCTATGATAACAACGAATTCACTAAAACCTATTCTCTATTTTTAAAAGCATTGGAAGAAAATAAACCTCATGACATTTCTAAATATCGTAGCGAATTAAAGCGGATTTTGGCCAAAAACGATTTTGAATATATGGTTTGGCAGGAATGGAAAGAAGGGTTAGCGCGTTTTATCGAAAATCAAGTCAGGCTTAGGCTCGATCTTGAAGAAAATCATTACGTAGGAGAGCCTTTTAGTAGAATCTCGTTTTATGAAGGGGGAGCGAGATTTATTGAATTTCTGAGTAAACAAGACCCAAGGTTGTTGGTGGAGATAGAAAGGCTATTTTATAAGATGTTAAATGGGGAACGATAA
- a CDS encoding PaaX family transcriptional regulator C-terminal domain-containing protein translates to MRTLTIIFTLFGGYIMPRGGEIWVSSLIKLLKPFNLSETAVRLALSRMAKQGLIQSRKIGRQSYYSLSEKGKEWMLKGKHRALEREPKPWDKKWRLLVYTIPEELRSLRDTLRDELRRLGYGSLGSSLWISPYDFKEELERIFDKLKVAEYVETFEAKYTGFREEQELISKVWDIRGLERCYKEFYNQYASLLAAHKRKIERKEAVDPGECFVQRFRLTVEFIDIAMDDPMLPLELLPVNWAGSKAKKIYLEYRELLTSEANKFFDSVFESSKILRRSAKRRKTLVK, encoded by the coding sequence GTGCGGACATTAACGATAATCTTTACATTGTTTGGAGGATATATCATGCCGCGTGGGGGAGAGATTTGGGTGAGCAGTTTAATAAAGCTCCTTAAACCTTTTAATCTCTCTGAAACTGCTGTTCGCCTTGCTTTATCGAGAATGGCTAAACAAGGACTAATTCAGAGCCGTAAGATAGGACGTCAGAGTTATTATTCCCTCAGCGAAAAAGGAAAAGAGTGGATGCTAAAAGGGAAACATCGAGCCTTAGAACGGGAGCCCAAACCCTGGGATAAAAAATGGAGGCTTCTTGTATATACGATACCTGAGGAGTTGCGCTCCTTGCGAGATACCCTGCGGGATGAGTTGCGGAGATTGGGTTATGGAAGTTTGGGCAGTTCTTTGTGGATCTCGCCATATGATTTCAAAGAAGAACTGGAGAGGATTTTTGACAAGCTTAAGGTAGCGGAGTATGTGGAGACCTTTGAGGCAAAATATACAGGTTTCCGTGAAGAGCAGGAATTAATATCTAAAGTTTGGGATATTCGAGGGTTGGAGAGATGCTACAAGGAATTTTACAACCAATATGCCTCTCTTCTTGCCGCACATAAACGCAAGATAGAAAGAAAGGAAGCAGTAGATCCAGGAGAATGTTTTGTACAAAGGTTCCGATTGACGGTGGAATTTATTGATATTGCAATGGATGATCCTATGTTGCCCCTGGAATTACTCCCTGTTAATTGGGCAGGCTCAAAGGCGAAAAAAATCTACTTGGAGTATCGGGAACTTTTAACTTCAGAAGCAAACAAATTCTTTGATTCGGTCTTTGAGAGCAGCAAAATTTTGAGGAGGTCAGCTAAAAGAAGGAAGACATTAGTCAAATAA
- a CDS encoding GNAT family N-acetyltransferase encodes MEKIRIKNVTEENIDDLCQICIPSEKREDPAFIKGMEEKRKWAMEMLQMWSSFAKLAYRESTPVGLIQYKPVPPERIIYIYCIYVPEKENWRKEVATKLLSSLIEDMKKPRVWFDNKFPLALVTQTFAGEKPGQYSARLFFTKKGFKQVGDDPDFLYYPLKKGFIYQPVKGRRDPVYITETQKTEGYIPQEEDKGKVLLIYGPSFCPFSYSFLKKAEQEIKEVAQGIPMRWISKSEEPEEVKKRGNVEGCFVNAKPIKSFVFDKENFQKEVSEALMFP; translated from the coding sequence ATGGAAAAGATTAGAATAAAAAATGTTACAGAGGAAAACATAGATGATCTTTGTCAGATATGTATTCCCTCTGAAAAGAGAGAGGATCCCGCGTTTATAAAAGGAATGGAGGAGAAGAGAAAATGGGCTATGGAGATGCTTCAAATGTGGAGCTCCTTCGCCAAATTAGCATATAGAGAATCCACTCCAGTAGGACTCATCCAGTATAAACCCGTTCCCCCAGAGAGAATTATCTATATCTATTGCATCTATGTCCCTGAAAAAGAGAACTGGCGAAAAGAAGTTGCAACAAAACTGTTATCCAGTCTGATAGAAGATATGAAAAAGCCCAGAGTTTGGTTTGACAATAAGTTTCCATTAGCCCTTGTAACGCAAACCTTTGCAGGTGAAAAACCCGGTCAGTATTCTGCCCGGCTCTTTTTCACAAAGAAGGGGTTCAAGCAGGTGGGAGATGACCCTGACTTTCTGTATTATCCTCTTAAGAAAGGTTTTATCTATCAACCTGTCAAAGGGAGGCGTGATCCTGTGTATATTACGGAAACTCAAAAAACTGAAGGCTACATCCCTCAAGAAGAGGATAAAGGCAAAGTCTTACTCATCTACGGCCCTTCTTTTTGCCCTTTTTCCTATTCCTTTCTGAAAAAGGCAGAACAAGAAATAAAGGAAGTTGCTCAAGGAATACCGATGCGTTGGATAAGTAAATCCGAAGAGCCTGAAGAGGTCAAAAAAAGGGGCAATGTTGAAGGATGTTTTGTGAATGCAAAGCCTATAAAATCCTTCGTATTTGACAAAGAAAATTTTCAGAAAGAAGTCTCAGAAGCATTGATGTTTCCTTAA